One Stigmatopora argus isolate UIUO_Sarg chromosome 20, RoL_Sarg_1.0, whole genome shotgun sequence genomic region harbors:
- the LOC144065647 gene encoding N-alpha-acetyltransferase 38, NatC auxiliary subunit-like translates to MARQKLQGLLNKNMRIRMTDGQTLVGLFLCTDRDCNVILGSAQEFLKSAETFSQTEPRVLGLAMIPGHHVVSIEAEADILDEAVRH, encoded by the exons ATGGCCAGGCAGAAGCTCCAgggcctcctgaacaagaacatGAGGATCCGCATGACTGACGGCCAGACCCTGGTGGGCCTTTTCCTCTGCACGGACCGGGACTGCAACGTCATCCTGGGCTCGGCTCAGGAGTTCCTCAAATCCGCAG AAACTTTCTCCCAGACGGAACCCCGAGTTCTGGGCCTCGCCATGATTCCGGGTCATCACGTGGTGTCCATCGAGGCCGAGGCGGACATTCTGGACGAAGCCGTCCGCCATTAA